In Cryptomeria japonica chromosome 10, Sugi_1.0, whole genome shotgun sequence, a genomic segment contains:
- the LOC131047990 gene encoding transcription factor MYB1: MGRAPCSSKNSELNRGAWTAQEDFILSECIKIHGEGRWRSIPQKAGLKRCGKSCRLRWLNYLRPDIKRGDISPDEEDLILRLHGLLGNRWSLIAGRLPSRTDNEIKNFWNTHMRKKSQSSLPEKETLSGCHRKPKPASPAGEHVLKSTPVKATAVRITKGCSKYATNSKISNLRDINCSDGKISHTVQIKENNSDSIGISMEKNLSQSPSMEIDGLYSPCYGPSSVNYQSPHSEPFEDSGVNTFQSLLYMNELSSPEFDVCTSTEIGQLLDNNIQHVNSFTASDEQANKEMKQKEDWVEELQYQQKSSLQWLSLLLLESEEDWEEANNKDSAQCS, from the exons ATGGGCAGGgctccttgctcctccaaaaacTCCGAGCTCAATCGTGGGGCTTGGACTGCCCAAGAAGATTTTATTTTAAGTGAATGCATCAAAATTCATGGAGAGGGCAGATGGCGATCAATACCCCAAAAAGCAG GTCTGAAGCGATGTGGAAAGAGTTGCAGATTGCGTTGGTTGAACTATCTCCGTCCTGATATTAAGCGGGGAGACATCTCACCGGATGAAGAGGATCTCATCCTTAGATTACACGGACTCCTCGGCAATAG GTGGTCACTTATTGCTGGAAGGCTGCCAAGTCGAACAGACAACGAAATAAAGAATTTCTGGAACACTCATATGAGGAAGAAGAGCCAATCATCACTGCCAGAGAAGGAAACTCTTTCCGGGTGCCACAGAAAACCCAAACCTGCTTCTCCTGCAGGTGAACATGTGCTCAAATCTACTCCAGTTAAAGCAACAGCAGTAAGGATAACGAAGGGCTGCAGCAAATATGCTACTAACTCTAAGATTTCAAATCTTCGAGACATAAACTGCTCTGATGGTAAAATTTCACACACTGTACAGATCAAGGAGAACAATTCTGATAGCATCGGTATTTCCATGGAGAAGAATCTATCACAATCTCCATCAATGGAAATTGATGGGCTGTATTCTCCATGTTACGGACCCAGTTCAGTAAACTATCAAAGCCCACATTCTGAGCCCTTTGAAGATAGTGGAGTCAATACTTTCCAGAGTTTATTATACATGAACGAGCTCTCTTCTCCAGAGTTTGATGTTTGCACCAGTACTGAGATAGGCCAGTTGTTAGATAACAACATACAACATGTGAATAGTTTTACAGCTAGTGATGAGCAAGCAAATAAAGAAATGAAGCAGAAAGAGGATTGGGTAGAGGAGCTACAATATCAACAGAAGTCAAGTCTACAGTGGCTTAGCTTACTGCTCTTGGAATCCGAGGAAGACTGGGAGGAAGCAAATAACAAAGACTCTGCACAGTGTTCATGA